The proteins below come from a single Eubacterium limosum genomic window:
- the fucO gene encoding lactaldehyde reductase — MANRFVLNETSYHGSGAINEIATEAKARGFKKAFVCSDPDLVKFNVTKKVTDILDEAGLDYDVYSEIKPNPTIENVQTGVAAFKASGADYLIAIGGGSSMDTAKAIGIIITNPEFEDVRSLEGVAPTKNPCVPIFAVPTTAGTAAEVTINYVITDVEKKRKFVCVDVHDIPVVAFVDPDMMSSMPKGLTASTGMDALTHAIEGYTTLGAWELSDMFHLKAIEIIARSLRGAVENTPEGREDMALGQYVAGMGFSNVGLGIVHSMAHALGAVYDTPHGVANAILLPSIMEYNAPETGEKYRYIAQAMGVEGTESMSQEEYRKAAVDAVRQLSIDVGIPQDLKEIVKEEDIPFLAQSAFDDACKPGNPKDASLEDIVELYKALM, encoded by the coding sequence ATGGCAAATCGATTCGTTCTAAATGAAACATCATATCACGGCAGCGGCGCAATCAATGAAATTGCAACCGAAGCAAAGGCGCGCGGCTTTAAAAAGGCCTTTGTCTGTTCTGACCCTGATTTGGTGAAATTTAATGTGACAAAAAAGGTAACGGATATTCTTGACGAAGCAGGACTTGATTATGACGTTTACTCTGAAATCAAACCGAATCCCACCATCGAAAACGTACAGACTGGTGTTGCAGCCTTTAAGGCTTCCGGCGCAGACTATCTGATCGCCATCGGTGGCGGCTCCTCCATGGATACCGCAAAAGCCATTGGTATTATCATTACCAACCCTGAATTTGAAGATGTCCGCAGTCTGGAAGGTGTTGCCCCGACAAAGAATCCCTGTGTTCCGATCTTTGCCGTTCCAACCACTGCCGGTACCGCAGCAGAAGTCACCATTAACTACGTTATTACCGATGTCGAAAAGAAACGTAAATTTGTCTGTGTCGACGTACATGACATCCCGGTCGTTGCCTTTGTAGATCCGGACATGATGTCCAGTATGCCAAAGGGTTTGACCGCTTCCACAGGTATGGATGCCCTCACACACGCCATCGAAGGCTATACAACCTTGGGTGCCTGGGAGCTTTCAGATATGTTCCACTTAAAAGCCATTGAGATCATCGCACGTTCCTTAAGGGGTGCTGTCGAAAACACTCCTGAAGGACGCGAAGACATGGCACTCGGCCAGTACGTCGCGGGAATGGGCTTCTCCAATGTCGGTCTCGGCATTGTCCACTCCATGGCCCATGCCTTGGGCGCTGTTTATGACACGCCACACGGTGTTGCCAACGCGATCCTTTTACCCTCCATCATGGAATATAACGCGCCTGAAACCGGCGAAAAATACAGATACATCGCGCAGGCCATGGGTGTTGAAGGCACTGAGAGCATGTCTCAGGAAGAATACCGCAAAGCCGCTGTGGATGCGGTTCGCCAGTTGTCAATCGACGTCGGTATTCCTCAGGATTTAAAGGAAATCGTCAAGGAAGAAGATATTCCTTTCCTCGCACAGTCCGCATTTGATGATGCCTGTAAACCTGGCAATCCAAAAGATGCCAGCCTGGAAGACATTGTTGAACTGTACAAAGCTCTGATGTAA